DNA sequence from the Chryseobacterium turcicum genome:
AAGCTCAGTTTAGCATTAATACAGATTCAAAGACTCCTGAAGATATCATTCAAGAAATAATAGAAAAGCTCTATCTCTAGAGCTTTTTCTTTTAAATTAATCGTTGGTTTCAGAATCACTGCCATCTTCACCAAAAAAATCGTCCCAATCTGTAAAGTCAGAGGCAACATCATTTTCAACATAATCATCCATCTCTCTTCTATCTTTTTTGGTAGGTCTTCCTTCTCCCCTGTTTCGGTAGTATTCCTGAGACATTTTTCGCATCATTAAGATTTCGTATTGATCTTTATCAGTTACATCTTTAATATGAAGCGATACCAATTTAGCCCCTATTCTACTTTTAGGAATTTGTATTACTTTAATTTTATAATCGATTTGATTTTTGCGAATTTTGATAACATCTCCTTCTTTTACTTCTTTGGACGACTTCACAGTCGAGGCTCCAATAGAAACTCTGTTCTTTTTTATTTCATCTGCAGCCACCGATCTTGTTTTATAAAAACGAATGCTCCATAAAAATTTATCTAT
Encoded proteins:
- a CDS encoding RNA-binding S4 domain-containing protein; its protein translation is MRIDKFLWSIRFYKTRSVAADEIKKNRVSIGASTVKSSKEVKEGDVIKIRKNQIDYKIKVIQIPKSRIGAKLVSLHIKDVTDKDQYEILMMRKMSQEYYRNRGEGRPTKKDRREMDDYVENDVASDFTDWDDFFGEDGSDSETND